A window of Leptotrichia wadei contains these coding sequences:
- the rplA gene encoding 50S ribosomal protein L1, whose translation MAKRGKRYDNISQKVDKMKVYTPEEALDLVFETKSAKFVETVELAIRLGVDPRHADQQVRSTVSLPNGTGKTVRILAITSGENIDKALAAGADFAGDDEYINKIQGGWLDFDLVIATPDMMPKLGRLGRILGTKGLMPNPKSGTVTTNIEQTVQEFKKGKVAFKVDKLGSIHLPIGKVDFTKEAIVENFKVALDQIIKLKPASSKGQYLRTVAISLTMGPGIKIDPLLAGAFVAK comes from the coding sequence ATGGCAAAAAGAGGAAAAAGATACGATAACATTTCTCAAAAAGTAGATAAAATGAAAGTTTACACACCAGAAGAAGCATTGGATTTAGTTTTTGAAACTAAAAGTGCAAAATTTGTGGAAACAGTAGAATTAGCAATTAGATTGGGAGTAGATCCAAGACATGCTGATCAACAAGTAAGAAGTACAGTTTCATTACCAAACGGAACAGGTAAAACAGTAAGAATCTTAGCTATTACAAGTGGAGAAAATATTGATAAGGCATTAGCAGCAGGAGCAGATTTTGCTGGAGATGACGAATATATTAACAAAATCCAAGGTGGATGGCTTGATTTTGACTTAGTAATTGCTACACCTGATATGATGCCTAAATTAGGAAGATTAGGAAGAATTTTAGGAACCAAAGGATTAATGCCTAACCCTAAATCAGGAACAGTTACAACAAATATTGAACAAACAGTTCAAGAATTTAAAAAAGGAAAAGTTGCCTTTAAAGTTGATAAATTAGGATCAATTCACTTACCAATTGGTAAAGTTGACTTTACAAAAGAAGCTATCGTAGAAAATTTCAAAGTAGCATTAGATCAAATTATCAAATTAAAACCAGCTAGTTCAAAAGGACAATATTTAAGAACAGTTGCAATCTCACTAACTATGGGACCTGGAATCAAAATTGATCCATTATTAGCTGGAGCATTTGTTGCTAAATAG
- the rplK gene encoding 50S ribosomal protein L11, producing the protein MAKEVIGKIKLQLEAGKANPAPPVGPALGQHGVNIAEFCKSFNAQTQDKMGFVIPVEITVYADRSFTFVLKTPPASDLLKKAAKVKKGAGNSLKEVAGTITKAQLQEIAETKMPDLNAGSVEAAMNIIAGTARSMGIKISE; encoded by the coding sequence ATGGCTAAAGAAGTAATCGGGAAGATTAAATTACAATTAGAAGCGGGGAAAGCAAATCCTGCACCACCAGTAGGACCTGCATTAGGACAACATGGGGTAAACATTGCAGAATTTTGTAAATCATTCAACGCTCAAACACAAGATAAAATGGGATTTGTAATTCCAGTAGAAATTACTGTTTATGCAGATAGAAGTTTTACATTTGTATTAAAAACACCACCTGCATCAGACTTGTTGAAAAAAGCAGCTAAAGTTAAAAAAGGTGCTGGAAATTCATTAAAAGAAGTTGCCGGGACTATAACTAAAGCTCAATTACAAGAAATTGCAGAAACTAAAATGCCAGACTTAAATGCTGGAAGTGTTGAAGCAGCTATGAACATTATTGCAGGGACTGCAAGAAGTATGGGAATTAAAATTTCTGAATAA
- the nusG gene encoding transcription termination/antitermination protein NusG, protein MTGAKEKVEDEVAYEKKWYIIHTYSGYEKKVAADLEKRIESLDLTDRVFRILVPEEEVLEEKRGKMVKVPRKLFPSYVMIEMLSVREENELGLGYRVDSDAWYVIRNTNGVTGFVGVGSDPIPLSDKEAADLLSKIGIDIDGEEKPPRLDINFKVGEVVAVKGGSFDGQQGEISEIDHEHGKIKVMLEVLGRLTPVEVEHTEIEKIDY, encoded by the coding sequence GTGACTGGAGCAAAAGAAAAAGTTGAAGATGAAGTTGCATACGAAAAAAAATGGTATATAATTCACACTTATTCTGGTTATGAAAAAAAAGTGGCTGCTGATTTGGAAAAAAGAATAGAGTCACTTGACTTAACAGATAGAGTTTTTAGAATTTTGGTGCCTGAAGAAGAGGTACTGGAGGAAAAACGTGGAAAAATGGTAAAGGTTCCAAGAAAACTTTTCCCAAGCTATGTAATGATAGAAATGCTTTCTGTTAGGGAAGAAAATGAATTGGGACTAGGATATCGTGTTGACAGTGATGCTTGGTATGTAATAAGAAATACTAACGGAGTTACTGGATTTGTCGGAGTTGGAAGTGATCCGATACCGTTGTCTGATAAAGAAGCTGCAGATTTACTTTCTAAAATTGGAATTGATATTGATGGAGAAGAAAAACCCCCAAGACTTGATATTAATTTTAAAGTTGGTGAAGTTGTTGCTGTTAAAGGTGGTTCATTTGATGGGCAACAGGGAGAAATTTCAGAAATTGACCATGAACATGGTAAAATAAAAGTAATGCTTGAAGTATTGGGGCGTTTGACTCCTGTGGAAGTAGAGCATACTGAAATAGAAAAAATAGATTATTAA
- the secE gene encoding preprotein translocase subunit SecE, which yields MSKFNLEDAIRNLREEYKKIYWPDKIEVYHVTVIVILMTAFIAIYTLLFDTAFNFVLAKISEVLRNILGGA from the coding sequence ATGAGTAAATTTAATTTAGAAGATGCTATCAGAAATTTACGTGAGGAATATAAAAAAATATACTGGCCAGATAAAATTGAAGTTTATCACGTTACTGTAATCGTGATCTTGATGACAGCTTTTATAGCTATATATACACTTCTTTTTGATACGGCATTTAATTTTGTGTTGGCAAAAATAAGTGAAGTTTTAAGAAATATTTTAGGAGGCGCGTAA
- the rpmG gene encoding 50S ribosomal protein L33: protein MRVQVILECTETKLRHYVTTKNKKTHPERLEMRKYNPVLKRHSLYREVK from the coding sequence ATGAGAGTACAAGTTATTTTAGAGTGCACTGAAACTAAGTTGAGACATTATGTAACAACTAAAAATAAAAAAACTCATCCTGAAAGATTAGAGATGAGAAAATATAATCCAGTGCTTAAAAGACATTCTCTTTACAGAGAAGTTAAATAA
- a CDS encoding DUF441 domain-containing protein: MESFIFLGIILLVGAITNNKSIVFATIFVLILKSLFNITEYYKIKGINIEEFMTQFRKEGISWGVLIITIAILIPIATGEIGFSHLLSAFKSPVGWVAIISGITVSILSSKGVGLLSGQPEITVALVIGTIMGVVFFKGIAAGPVIASGITFCILKVLELFLRH, from the coding sequence TTGGAAAGCTTTATTTTTTTAGGAATTATTTTGTTAGTTGGAGCGATAACCAATAATAAGTCTATCGTTTTTGCGACAATTTTTGTGCTAATTTTAAAATCTTTGTTTAATATTACTGAATATTATAAAATAAAAGGAATCAATATTGAAGAATTTATGACTCAATTTAGGAAAGAAGGGATAAGTTGGGGTGTGCTGATAATTACAATTGCAATTTTAATTCCTATTGCAACTGGAGAAATTGGCTTTTCCCATTTACTTTCTGCCTTTAAATCTCCAGTTGGATGGGTTGCGATTATAAGTGGAATTACAGTTTCCATCCTTTCTTCCAAAGGAGTTGGACTTCTTTCTGGGCAGCCTGAAATCACCGTTGCCCTTGTAATTGGGACAATAATGGGAGTTGTATTTTTTAAAGGAATTGCAGCGGGACCAGTTATTGCCAGTGGAATTACATTTTGTATTTTAAAGGTGCTGGAGTTATTTTTAAGACATTGA
- a CDS encoding DUF262 domain-containing protein: protein MVATIQVNKQSIKRLLESGKEQMFLIPEYQRPYSWTENETKTLFYDLLEFTENESKKNSEVEGTYFLGSIVSYENEEGEQEIIDGQQRITSLFLLLRAIYTKLTSYEEKTVEQENFIRQIQPALWKQEKLTGEVDYTSVLITSRVIDNEGNKILQDILETGIADHKRMDNYSKNYILFQRLFDKLCELSPTLMLEFIYYTLNKVVVFPIKTDSQDDALSVFSTLNDRGLPLSEADIFKAKMYNRIKKEYKKMFIKQWKNLSERATYARENVKQLFYYYMFYLRAVEKDIATTTLGLRRFYSKNGFTRLYKSNLLKHLDQILDLWVVMNRHESIDDKPWTENVNIIKILDTLSAYPNESWKYPVVVYYLSHGEKENFEACFLKFLRKLFLELTANYLVTPSVSAVKADILKLNVDIIDNISPKVAFKNIPITILQERVKTPNKNLVRMILKMVVYNNQDELLPEKWEVEYILPQKWSDRFTESVENKEVKEHINYIGNKIPFERRLSIKATENFFEKKKVSYKKSKIKYVRELIPDDKNDWTFEDIENRNKKVAEELVKLFITWNGEYEF from the coding sequence ATGGTTGCAACAATACAAGTTAATAAACAAAGTATAAAACGCCTGCTGGAAAGCGGAAAAGAACAGATGTTTTTAATACCTGAATATCAAAGACCATATTCCTGGACTGAAAATGAAACTAAAACATTATTTTATGATCTTTTGGAATTTACAGAAAATGAGTCAAAAAAAAATAGTGAAGTCGAAGGGACATATTTTTTAGGAAGTATCGTTTCTTATGAAAATGAAGAAGGAGAACAGGAAATTATTGATGGTCAACAGAGAATTACATCTTTATTCCTGCTTCTTCGTGCTATTTATACAAAATTGACTTCTTATGAAGAAAAAACCGTTGAACAGGAAAATTTTATAAGACAGATTCAGCCTGCACTTTGGAAACAGGAAAAGTTGACTGGAGAAGTTGATTATACAAGTGTATTAATTACATCAAGAGTTATAGATAATGAAGGGAATAAAATTTTACAGGATATTCTAGAAACAGGAATCGCTGATCATAAGAGAATGGACAATTATTCTAAAAATTATATTTTATTCCAAAGATTATTTGATAAACTTTGTGAATTAAGCCCAACTTTAATGTTAGAATTTATTTACTATACTTTAAATAAAGTAGTAGTCTTTCCAATAAAAACAGATTCTCAAGATGATGCATTAAGTGTATTTTCCACTTTGAATGACAGAGGATTGCCATTATCTGAAGCAGATATATTTAAGGCAAAAATGTATAATAGAATAAAAAAAGAATATAAGAAAATGTTCATTAAACAATGGAAAAATTTAAGTGAACGGGCAACTTACGCTAGAGAGAATGTAAAACAGCTGTTTTATTATTATATGTTCTATCTAAGGGCAGTAGAAAAGGATATTGCAACAACTACACTTGGACTTAGACGTTTTTATTCTAAAAATGGATTTACAAGGCTGTATAAATCAAATTTATTAAAACATCTGGATCAAATTCTGGATTTGTGGGTTGTAATGAATAGACACGAATCTATTGACGACAAACCTTGGACTGAAAATGTAAATATTATTAAAATTTTAGATACTTTGTCGGCGTATCCAAATGAATCTTGGAAATATCCAGTTGTTGTGTATTATTTGTCGCATGGTGAAAAAGAAAATTTTGAAGCGTGTTTTCTAAAATTTTTAAGAAAGCTGTTTTTAGAATTAACTGCCAATTATCTTGTAACACCAAGTGTTTCAGCAGTAAAAGCGGATATTCTCAAATTAAATGTTGATATAATTGACAATATTTCTCCAAAAGTCGCATTTAAAAATATTCCGATTACGATATTGCAGGAAAGAGTTAAAACACCCAATAAAAATCTTGTGCGTATGATTTTAAAAATGGTTGTCTATAATAATCAAGATGAACTGTTGCCTGAAAAATGGGAAGTTGAATATATATTGCCACAAAAATGGAGTGACAGGTTTACAGAAAGTGTGGAAAATAAAGAAGTTAAGGAACATATAAATTATATAGGAAATAAAATTCCTTTTGAAAGAAGATTGTCAATTAAGGCTACAGAAAACTTTTTTGAAAAGAAAAAGGTAAGTTATAAAAAATCTAAAATTAAATATGTTAGGGAATTAATTCCAGATGATAAAAATGACTGGACTTTTGAAGATATTGAAAATAGAAATAAAAAAGTTGCAGAAGAACTTGTTAAATTGTTTATTACTTGGAATGGAGAATATGAATTTTAA
- a CDS encoding nitronate monooxygenase: protein MGVGISWDRLAGNVAKNGCLGTISAICTGYYQNMKFVKKAVNGRPLGTENTYNREALFEIFKNARKICGDRPLACNILHAINDYARVVKDALEAGANIIVTGAGLPLELPKLVKDYPDVEIVPIVSSARALKIICKKWKAAGKMPGAVIVEGPKSGGHQGAKYEELFAPEHQLEAILPPIKEERDKWGDFPIIAAGGIWDNNDIKNIMALGADAVQMGTRFIGTYECDASDVLKQVLLNAKEEDIVIVSSPVGYPGRAVKTNLIKTLEPNTKKIKCISNCIFPCERGKGANRVGYCIADSLGDAYLGRLQSGLFFSGANGWRLNKIVHVKDLIDELMTTN, encoded by the coding sequence ATGGGAGTTGGAATCAGTTGGGACAGACTTGCTGGAAATGTAGCAAAGAATGGATGTCTTGGAACAATAAGCGCAATTTGTACTGGATATTACCAAAATATGAAATTCGTAAAAAAGGCTGTAAATGGACGTCCTCTTGGAACAGAAAACACCTACAACCGTGAAGCTCTTTTTGAAATATTTAAGAATGCAAGAAAAATCTGCGGGGATAGACCGCTTGCCTGTAACATTCTTCATGCTATAAATGATTATGCTAGAGTTGTAAAGGATGCCCTTGAGGCAGGAGCAAATATTATTGTTACAGGAGCTGGACTTCCGCTGGAACTTCCAAAGCTTGTAAAGGATTATCCAGATGTAGAAATTGTTCCAATAGTTTCATCAGCTAGAGCATTAAAAATAATATGTAAAAAATGGAAGGCTGCTGGAAAAATGCCAGGAGCAGTAATTGTAGAAGGTCCAAAAAGTGGAGGACACCAAGGTGCAAAATATGAAGAACTATTTGCTCCCGAACATCAGCTGGAAGCAATCTTGCCTCCAATAAAAGAAGAACGTGACAAATGGGGAGATTTTCCTATTATTGCAGCTGGTGGAATATGGGACAATAACGATATTAAAAATATTATGGCACTTGGAGCAGATGCCGTTCAAATGGGAACAAGATTTATCGGTACTTACGAATGTGATGCAAGTGACGTGTTAAAACAAGTATTACTTAATGCAAAAGAAGAAGATATTGTGATTGTAAGTTCTCCAGTTGGTTATCCTGGACGTGCAGTAAAAACAAATCTAATTAAAACATTGGAACCAAATACAAAAAAAATTAAATGTATAAGTAATTGTATCTTTCCTTGTGAACGTGGAAAAGGTGCAAATAGAGTAGGATACTGTATTGCTGACAGCTTGGGAGATGCTTATTTAGGTAGACTTCAAAGCGGATTATTTTTCTCAGGGGCTAACGGCTGGAGATTAAATAAAATTGTACATGTAAAAGATTTAATAGATGAACTTATGACAACAAACTAA
- the rsxC gene encoding electron transport complex subunit RsxC, with protein sequence MVRRISFRRIANILFSKNIDEDEKTIKKNTNKEHQPMKPMTKNTKIKEIEDPNLLYIPLSQHIGSPAIPTVEIGDRVKKYEKIGEISGNISANIHSPVSGDVVDVVEHLVANGKKVKTVIIVNDFQNTEETLTKRKLSDLRLIKKEEILKIIREAGIVGLGGAQFPTHAKYDIKFKKVETFIINGAECEPYLTSDYSVMKNFTKEIFQGLKVIQKLLNPKEIVIGIEEENKELIEIFEKIQKEEKFEIKVKLLPAIYPQGSELQLVNTITGKKLKKGELPLEKGVIVSNVSTVKAIYDAFFEGKPLIERIITISGEEAKNIGNYKLKFGTPVYHIVKELKITNEDKIIFGGPMMGTEVFDSRVPTVKGTSGILFLDVEKIERKNCISCGYCVETCPMNLMPFEFADYYKNGKYEKMVTANIQNCIECGACEFVCPSRVPLMESIKTGKLLLSELEVKNNEK encoded by the coding sequence ATGGTTAGAAGAATAAGTTTTAGACGGATAGCAAACATCCTTTTTAGCAAAAATATTGATGAAGATGAAAAAACTATAAAAAAAAATACAAATAAAGAACATCAACCAATGAAACCTATGACTAAAAATACCAAAATAAAAGAAATTGAAGATCCTAACCTTCTTTACATACCTCTTTCACAACACATAGGAAGTCCAGCTATTCCAACAGTGGAAATTGGAGACCGTGTAAAAAAATATGAAAAAATAGGAGAAATTTCAGGAAATATTTCGGCTAATATTCATTCGCCAGTTTCTGGAGATGTTGTCGATGTTGTCGAACATCTTGTGGCAAATGGAAAGAAAGTTAAAACAGTTATTATTGTAAATGATTTTCAAAATACTGAAGAAACTCTGACAAAAAGAAAACTGAGTGACTTAAGGCTAATAAAAAAAGAAGAAATTCTTAAAATAATTAGAGAAGCGGGAATAGTTGGACTTGGAGGAGCACAATTTCCCACACATGCAAAATATGACATAAAATTTAAAAAAGTAGAAACTTTTATAATAAATGGTGCCGAATGTGAGCCATATTTAACTTCTGATTATTCTGTTATGAAAAATTTTACAAAAGAAATATTTCAGGGTTTAAAAGTTATACAAAAATTATTAAATCCAAAAGAAATTGTGATTGGAATAGAAGAAGAAAACAAGGAATTAATTGAAATATTTGAAAAAATACAAAAAGAAGAAAAATTTGAAATAAAAGTAAAATTACTTCCTGCAATTTATCCTCAAGGAAGCGAATTGCAACTAGTAAATACTATTACAGGAAAAAAATTGAAAAAAGGTGAACTACCACTTGAAAAGGGTGTAATTGTAAGTAATGTAAGTACAGTTAAAGCTATCTATGATGCTTTTTTTGAAGGGAAACCATTAATCGAAAGAATTATTACAATTTCCGGAGAAGAAGCAAAAAATATTGGAAATTATAAATTAAAATTTGGAACTCCAGTTTATCACATTGTAAAAGAATTAAAAATTACTAATGAAGATAAAATAATTTTTGGTGGACCAATGATGGGAACAGAAGTTTTTGATTCTAGAGTACCAACAGTAAAAGGAACTTCTGGAATATTGTTTTTAGATGTGGAGAAAATTGAAAGAAAAAACTGTATTTCTTGTGGATATTGTGTTGAAACCTGCCCAATGAATCTAATGCCTTTTGAATTTGCAGATTACTATAAAAATGGAAAATATGAAAAAATGGTAACTGCTAATATTCAGAACTGTATCGAATGTGGAGCTTGTGAATTTGTGTGTCCTTCAAGGGTTCCATTGATGGAAAGTATAAAAACTGGGAAATTACTTTTGTCGGAATTGGAGGTAAAAAATAATGAAAAATAA
- a CDS encoding RnfABCDGE type electron transport complex subunit D, producing the protein MKNKEKSLMEEILNREKSNGKNGLLDNDDTLLNSTVKNLPEAKKTEQLQNNYFKNSEIYKTDSEIKNLNNLNTIEKVKKNENKKETETIKKIFSKKETTESDEEIKRKKIIKKFFKKRKLQVLSFTPYIRTEIEIRNIMKDVIIALFPAIISSALVYGTRALLLIAFSVLSAVVTEKLFSKYFLNDNNSVHDLSAVITGILLAMTLAPLTPLPIVIFGACMAVIFGKLIYGGIGKNIFNPAVIGREFMTVFFSSTMSSGAIWFSQELLQLSGIKFFTGFTNSPFTNYLDGLLLTSSGSVGSYSVFSLILGGLYLLLKNRISWHIPVSLFATFFIITIFGNIPVSIGGLLLTGIFMATDMPTSPSSAPGKIYYGIMLGLIIGLLSMFGIKNEILSYVLLILNPFARIINKVFRPVVFGYDVKEEILKQSEKMILLTLGIFAFAIIFLGFHKIGAMPYLVYLYILISTLNLISSKNKNKIIHKNLKNAI; encoded by the coding sequence ATGAAAAATAAGGAAAAATCATTAATGGAAGAAATATTAAATAGAGAAAAAAGCAATGGGAAAAATGGACTTTTAGACAATGATGATACACTTTTAAATTCTACAGTTAAAAATCTTCCAGAAGCTAAAAAAACTGAACAATTACAAAACAATTATTTTAAAAACTCTGAAATATACAAAACCGACAGTGAAATAAAAAATTTAAATAATCTGAATACAATTGAAAAAGTTAAAAAAAATGAGAATAAAAAAGAAACAGAAACTATAAAAAAAATATTCTCTAAAAAAGAAACTACGGAAAGTGATGAAGAAATTAAAAGAAAAAAAATAATAAAGAAATTCTTTAAAAAAAGAAAATTACAAGTGTTATCATTTACACCATATATAAGAACTGAAATTGAAATACGAAATATTATGAAAGATGTAATTATAGCATTATTTCCAGCTATCATTTCCTCAGCTTTAGTTTATGGAACAAGAGCACTTCTTTTAATAGCGTTTTCTGTTTTATCCGCTGTTGTGACTGAAAAACTTTTTTCGAAATATTTCCTAAATGACAATAATTCTGTTCATGATTTATCAGCAGTTATAACAGGTATCTTGCTGGCTATGACACTTGCTCCATTAACTCCATTACCTATAGTTATTTTTGGAGCTTGTATGGCAGTTATTTTTGGAAAATTAATTTATGGCGGAATTGGAAAAAATATTTTTAATCCTGCAGTAATTGGTCGGGAATTTATGACTGTATTTTTTTCATCCACAATGTCCTCTGGAGCTATCTGGTTCAGCCAAGAATTACTGCAATTATCGGGAATAAAATTTTTTACAGGATTTACTAATTCTCCATTTACAAACTATCTAGATGGATTACTGCTGACATCTTCAGGCTCTGTCGGATCTTATTCTGTATTTTCTCTAATTTTAGGAGGATTATATTTATTATTGAAAAATCGGATTTCATGGCATATTCCAGTAAGTTTGTTTGCTACATTTTTTATAATTACAATATTTGGTAATATTCCCGTTTCAATTGGTGGATTACTATTAACAGGAATCTTTATGGCGACAGATATGCCAACTAGCCCATCATCTGCACCAGGAAAAATTTACTATGGAATAATGTTAGGATTGATAATTGGACTTTTATCTATGTTTGGAATAAAGAATGAAATTTTATCCTATGTTCTATTAATATTAAATCCTTTTGCAAGAATTATAAACAAAGTTTTCCGTCCTGTGGTCTTTGGTTACGATGTGAAGGAAGAAATATTAAAACAGTCTGAAAAAATGATTTTACTTACTCTTGGAATTTTTGCTTTTGCAATAATTTTCCTTGGATTTCATAAAATAGGAGCTATGCCGTATTTAGTATATCTCTATATTCTAATATCTACATTAAATTTAATTTCAAGTAAAAATAAAAATAAAATAATCCATAAAAATCTAAAAAATGCAATATAA
- a CDS encoding cupin domain-containing protein → MKKIAKHNHENEEIIFTVLKGKMEIFLNETEKHILVPGDILYFDGVNFINGFALEDSEVSVTLIKK, encoded by the coding sequence ATGAAAAAAATTGCTAAACATAATCATGAAAACGAAGAAATTATTTTTACAGTTTTAAAGGGAAAAATGGAAATATTTTTAAATGAAACTGAAAAACATATTTTAGTTCCAGGAGATATTTTATATTTTGATGGAGTAAATTTTATTAATGGTTTTGCTTTGGAGGATTCTGAAGTTAGTGTTACATTAATAAAAAAATAA
- the rho gene encoding transcription termination factor Rho, whose protein sequence is MLKKEKEIEAEKMLEEQSETVRPRRGRPRKIEIDKSLENVESTEEKKQKYDEEDSSKKSAPENSNHEEKMIKDILSENVTKLKKMAKEYKIEGFSGMSKLELINAILIKKGEEKGKTYGFGKLDVIGDGNYGFLRDTSIGPDVYVSISQIKRFFLRNEDIVFGELRIPIGTEKNYGILKVLLVNGDLPEKSLERPYFDDLVPSYPDEKLNLGGGEISSRIIDLVSPIGKGQRGLIVSPPKAGKTMLLSTLANDIIKYNPEIDVWILLIDERPEEVTDIKENVKDAEVYSATFDEDPRVHTEVTENVLQMAKRQVERGKDILILMDSLTRLARSYNITIPSSGKLISGGIDPNALYYPKRFLGAARNIKNGGSLTIIATALVETGSRMDEVIFEEFKGTGNMEIILSRTLEQLRIFPAIDVLKSGTRREELLIPRKNLEKIWKLRRELSEMSEVEGIRNLIELIKKYKNNDELLEDLYKTKKINK, encoded by the coding sequence ATGTTAAAAAAAGAAAAAGAGATTGAAGCTGAAAAAATGTTGGAAGAGCAGTCTGAAACAGTAAGACCGAGAAGAGGACGGCCAAGAAAGATTGAAATAGATAAATCGTTAGAAAATGTAGAATCTACTGAAGAAAAAAAACAAAAGTACGATGAAGAAGATTCAAGTAAAAAAAGTGCCCCTGAGAATTCAAATCATGAAGAGAAAATGATAAAGGATATTCTTTCTGAAAATGTAACTAAATTAAAAAAAATGGCAAAGGAATATAAAATTGAAGGTTTTTCAGGAATGTCAAAACTTGAACTTATAAATGCTATTTTGATAAAAAAAGGTGAAGAAAAAGGAAAAACCTATGGATTTGGGAAACTGGATGTAATAGGTGATGGAAATTATGGATTTTTGAGAGATACTTCAATTGGACCTGATGTGTACGTGTCAATTTCACAAATAAAGAGATTTTTTTTAAGAAATGAAGATATTGTATTTGGAGAATTAAGAATTCCTATTGGAACAGAGAAAAATTATGGAATTTTAAAGGTTTTGCTTGTAAATGGAGATTTGCCTGAAAAATCGCTGGAACGTCCGTATTTTGATGATTTAGTGCCATCTTATCCAGATGAAAAGTTAAATTTAGGAGGTGGGGAAATTTCATCTAGGATTATAGATCTTGTTTCACCTATTGGGAAAGGGCAAAGAGGACTTATAGTTTCACCACCAAAAGCTGGAAAAACTATGCTTCTTTCAACACTTGCAAATGATATTATAAAATATAATCCAGAAATTGACGTTTGGATATTGCTAATTGATGAGCGACCAGAGGAAGTTACGGATATTAAGGAAAATGTAAAAGATGCGGAAGTGTATTCAGCTACTTTTGATGAAGATCCGAGAGTGCATACGGAAGTTACGGAAAATGTGCTGCAAATGGCAAAAAGGCAAGTGGAACGTGGAAAGGATATTTTAATTCTTATGGATAGCTTGACAAGGCTTGCACGTTCGTATAACATTACTATTCCATCAAGCGGGAAGTTAATTTCAGGTGGAATTGATCCAAATGCTCTTTATTATCCAAAAAGATTTTTGGGAGCTGCAAGAAATATAAAAAATGGCGGAAGTTTAACAATTATTGCGACGGCTCTTGTTGAAACTGGAAGTAGAATGGATGAAGTGATTTTTGAGGAATTTAAAGGGACAGGAAATATGGAAATCATTTTAAGCAGAACACTTGAGCAATTGAGAATATTTCCGGCAATTGATGTATTGAAAAGTGGTACAAGACGTGAGGAGCTTTTAATTCCAAGAAAAAATTTGGAAAAAATATGGAAATTACGAAGAGAATTAAGTGAAATGTCTGAAGTCGAAGGAATAAGAAATTTAATTGAACTTATAAAAAAATATAAAAATAATGATGAATTATTGGAAGATTTGTATAAAACGAAAAAAATAAATAAATAA